One Lottiidibacillus patelloidae DNA segment encodes these proteins:
- a CDS encoding DUF1189 family protein produces the protein MINIKMLIKSIYSPSSIYKTRFLSIGKAIIQVFILAFIFNVSLYLHSTIAVFDLLDSLEVHKESFSSVFVINEEIQAKESIVTNNTNVIVVRKENSLEMNEYADKDVLAFLNDKLYINAASKEIIIPYTMLGEGDIVETILQQQSLIYLGGLLIFTGSYLFQVTLFFFGVSLLAAISMYNKNRAKIPYRVTWRIAAFAITNTVLLFSLINLLQMALPPFISFLILLLSNLMVYLSFRK, from the coding sequence ATGATTAATATTAAAATGCTTATTAAAAGCATTTATTCTCCTAGCTCCATTTATAAAACCAGGTTCCTTTCCATAGGCAAGGCAATCATTCAAGTATTTATCTTGGCTTTCATCTTTAACGTCTCACTTTATTTGCATTCAACAATAGCAGTCTTCGATTTATTGGATAGCTTAGAAGTTCATAAGGAAAGTTTTTCTTCTGTATTTGTTATCAATGAGGAAATCCAAGCTAAAGAATCAATTGTCACTAATAATACGAATGTAATAGTAGTAAGAAAAGAAAATTCCCTTGAAATGAATGAATATGCTGACAAAGATGTATTAGCCTTCCTAAATGACAAACTTTATATCAATGCTGCAAGTAAAGAAATTATTATTCCATATACTATGTTAGGTGAAGGTGACATAGTCGAAACTATACTTCAACAACAATCCTTAATTTACTTGGGTGGTTTGTTAATTTTTACTGGGAGTTATTTATTCCAAGTCACACTCTTCTTTTTTGGCGTTTCTCTTCTTGCTGCGATTAGTATGTATAATAAGAATCGTGCAAAAATTCCTTATCGCGTGACATGGCGTATAGCTGCATTTGCAATTACAAACACTGTCCTACTTTTTTCTTTAATTAACCTTTTACAAATGGCATTGCCACCTTTCATTTCTTTTTTAATTTTGTTACTAAGTAATTTAATGGTCTATTTATCATTTCGGAAATAA
- a CDS encoding MBOAT family O-acyltransferase, whose translation MLFNSYEFIFVFLPIVFIVYFLLNKLSNSIYSKVWLVTCSLFFYSWWNVAYLPLIVGSLIFNFIVGTLLVNGNIKRNKLLLTFGILINVFLLGYFKYADFFIANINTLFENDYNLLHLVLPLAISFFTFQQIAYLVDSYRREYDGYNFLDYSLFVTFFPQLIAGPIVHHKEMMPQFETKENKKIDLRNISLGMFIFFIGLFKKVVIADSFAVWATKGFDEPYTLTFFEGWLTSLSYTMQLYFDFSGYCDMAIGAALLFNIRLPLNFNSPYKSLDIQDFWRRWHMTLGRFLTKYLYIPLGGNRQGELRTYVNILTIFLISGLWHGAGWTFVFWGFLHGLATVIHRIWKRFGYTMNKYIAWFITFNFVNIAWVFFRANSWADAERVLTAMIGLNGFSLPEIYITVFEKITTINVDIGTTFFLKGLIEPTEAFLYTAVFLLVVVSTKNSFERMNNFKGTTKESIWLAITTAIAIMSLTKVSEFLYFNF comes from the coding sequence ATGTTATTTAATTCATATGAGTTTATTTTTGTCTTTTTACCGATTGTTTTTATTGTCTACTTTTTATTAAATAAATTAAGTAATTCAATATATTCCAAGGTATGGCTCGTTACATGCTCTCTCTTTTTTTATAGTTGGTGGAATGTTGCTTATTTACCTCTGATAGTAGGTTCATTAATTTTTAACTTTATTGTAGGTACCTTACTAGTAAATGGAAATATTAAACGAAATAAACTATTATTGACTTTTGGGATATTGATAAATGTATTTTTATTAGGATATTTTAAATATGCTGATTTTTTCATCGCTAATATTAATACATTATTTGAAAATGATTACAACTTACTTCACCTAGTATTGCCGTTAGCTATAAGTTTTTTTACATTCCAACAAATCGCTTATCTAGTTGATAGTTATCGTCGTGAATATGACGGTTATAACTTTTTAGACTACTCATTGTTTGTTACTTTTTTTCCACAACTTATAGCTGGTCCAATTGTCCATCATAAAGAGATGATGCCTCAATTTGAAACAAAAGAAAATAAGAAAATTGATCTTAGGAATATTTCATTAGGCATGTTTATCTTTTTTATAGGTTTGTTTAAAAAAGTTGTTATAGCTGATTCTTTTGCAGTATGGGCAACAAAGGGTTTTGATGAACCATATACTTTAACTTTCTTTGAAGGATGGTTAACCTCTTTATCGTATACTATGCAATTATATTTTGATTTTAGCGGTTATTGTGACATGGCGATTGGGGCTGCCCTTTTGTTTAATATTAGACTGCCATTAAATTTTAACTCTCCATATAAATCACTGGATATACAAGATTTTTGGAGAAGGTGGCACATGACTTTAGGTAGATTTTTAACTAAATATTTGTATATTCCTCTAGGTGGAAATCGTCAAGGTGAATTAAGGACTTATGTAAATATATTAACAATATTTTTAATAAGTGGGTTGTGGCATGGTGCTGGCTGGACATTTGTATTTTGGGGTTTCTTACATGGGTTAGCAACAGTAATTCACCGCATATGGAAACGATTTGGTTATACGATGAATAAATACATCGCTTGGTTTATCACATTTAATTTTGTGAATATTGCTTGGGTATTTTTCAGAGCTAATAGTTGGGCAGATGCCGAACGAGTCCTTACAGCAATGATTGGTCTTAATGGATTTAGTTTGCCGGAGATTTATATAACGGTTTTTGAGAAGATCACAACTATTAATGTAGATATTGGAACTACATTTTTCTTAAAAGGTTTAATAGAACCTACAGAAGCTTTTCTTTATACAGCTGTATTTTTACTGGTGGTTGTTTCTACAAAAAATTCATTTGAAAGAATGAACAATTTCAAAGGTACAACAAAAGAAAGCATTTGGTTAGCCATTACAACAGCGATAGCAATAATGTCATTAACTAAAGTGAGTGAATTTCTTTACTTTAATTTTTAA